The DNA window GGTTGGGAAGTTATTAAAGTTATCTGGGGTAATACTTGGGAAAATTTATTATTAAAAGATAAAACTGGTAAATTAATTGAATTAATTAATAATACTTTAGATGGAGATTTTCAAAATTTTAATTCTAAAAATGGATCTTATATTAGAAAAAATTTTTTTGGCAAATTTCCAGAAACATTAGAACTTGTTAAAAATCTTTCTGATCAAGAAATAGAAAAATTAAGTTATGGAGGTCATGATCCTAAAAAAATTTATACAGCTTTTAAAAAAGCCTATGAAATAAAAAATAAACCTATAGTAATATTATTTCATACAATAAAAGGTTTTGGTTTAGGTAAAATAGCTGAAAGTAAAAATATTGCTCATCAAATTAAAAAAATTGATATTAATACAATAAAATATATACGTGATAATTTACATATTCCTATTAATGATAAAGATTTATATAAATTACCTTATTTATCTTTTAAAAAGAATTCTTTAGAATTTAAATATTTACATAATCAACGTAAAAAATTAGGAGGATATGTTCCATCTCGAAGAATAAATTTTACAGAGAAATTAATTTTACCTAAATTAGAAGATTTTAATATTTTGTTTAAGAAACAAGATAAAATATCTACAACAATTATATTTGTACGTATATTAAATATATTACTTAGAAATAAAAATATTAGTAATAGAATAGTACCAATAATAGCTGATGAAGCTCGTACATTTGGTATGGAGGGATTATTTCGACAAATAGGGATATATAACTCAAATGGTTTAAAATATACTCCTCAGGATAAATCTTTATTAACATATTATAAAGAAGATATAAAAGGACAAATCTTACAAGAAGGAATAAATGAATCGGGAGCATTTGCATCATGGTTAGCTGCTGCTACTTCTTATTCTACAAATAATTTTCCTATGATCCCGTTTTATATCTATTATTCTATATTTGGTTTTCAACGAATTGGAGATTTTTGTTGGGCTGCTGGGGATCAACAAGCTAGAGGATTTTTAATTGGAGCAACTTCAGGGCGTACTACTTTAAATGGAGAAGGGTTACAACATGAAGATGGACATAGTCATATTCATTCTTTAACAATTCCTAATTGTATTTCATATGATCCTACTTATGCATATGAATTAGCTGTTATTATACATAATGGTTTAAAAAGAATGTATGGTAAAAAACAAGAAAATATATATTATTATATAACTACTATGAATGAATTTTATAATATGCCTACAATGAATATAAAAAATATAAATGGTATTTGTAAAGGTATATATAAAATTTCTTCTAAAAAAAATATTATAAATAAAATTACTATACAATTATTAGGTTCCGGGGCAATATTACGTAATATGTTTAAAGCTGCTAATATATTATATTATGAATATAATATTAATTCAGATATTTTTAGTGTAACTTCTTTTACTGAAATTGCTAGAGAAGGACAAGATTGTGATCATTGGAATCTATTACATCCTTTTGAAAAACGTCGTATTCCTTATATTACAAATATAATGAAAAATTATCCAACAGTAGCTGCAACAGATTATATGAAACTTTTTGCAGAACAAATTCGTAAATATGTACCAACCAATAATTATTTTGTTTTAGGTACTGATGGTTATGGTCGTTCTGATAGTCGTCAAAATTTACGTGATTTTTTTGAAATTAATGAGTTATATATAGTACTCGCTGTTTTAAATATATTATTAGATTTAAATCTAATTAATTTAAAAAAAATTTTATATTTTATTAAAAAATATAAAATTAATATAAATAAAGATAATCCTAGAACTTCATAAAAAAGGG is part of the Enterobacteriaceae endosymbiont of Donacia fulgens genome and encodes:
- the aceE gene encoding pyruvate dehydrogenase (acetyl-transferring), homodimeric type, with protein sequence MSDNYIFYNDVDPIETNDWIQSIDSVIKEEGIERAKFLLKKTIIHLNKHGINFNLYNNNYVNSISRKQDNIYPGNLILEEKIRSVIRWNAIMIILRASKKNLDLGGHISSYQSSSYIYEVCFNHFFKAYNNQNNGDIIYFQGHISPGIYARSFVEGRISVNHLNNFRQEVFGKGLSSYPHPKLMPNFWQFPTVSMGLGPISAIYQAKFIKYLENRELQKKINRKIFAFLGDGEMDEPESKGAINIAVREKLDNLIFVINCNLQRLDGPVYGNGKIINELENIFKGAGWEVIKVIWGNTWENLLLKDKTGKLIELINNTLDGDFQNFNSKNGSYIRKNFFGKFPETLELVKNLSDQEIEKLSYGGHDPKKIYTAFKKAYEIKNKPIVILFHTIKGFGLGKIAESKNIAHQIKKIDINTIKYIRDNLHIPINDKDLYKLPYLSFKKNSLEFKYLHNQRKKLGGYVPSRRINFTEKLILPKLEDFNILFKKQDKISTTIIFVRILNILLRNKNISNRIVPIIADEARTFGMEGLFRQIGIYNSNGLKYTPQDKSLLTYYKEDIKGQILQEGINESGAFASWLAAATSYSTNNFPMIPFYIYYSIFGFQRIGDFCWAAGDQQARGFLIGATSGRTTLNGEGLQHEDGHSHIHSLTIPNCISYDPTYAYELAVIIHNGLKRMYGKKQENIYYYITTMNEFYNMPTMNIKNINGICKGIYKISSKKNIINKITIQLLGSGAILRNMFKAANILYYEYNINSDIFSVTSFTEIAREGQDCDHWNLLHPFEKRRIPYITNIMKNYPTVAATDYMKLFAEQIRKYVPTNNYFVLGTDGYGRSDSRQNLRDFFEINELYIVLAVLNILLDLNLINLKKILYFIKKYKININKDNPRTS